Proteins from a single region of Penaeus monodon isolate SGIC_2016 chromosome 12, NSTDA_Pmon_1, whole genome shotgun sequence:
- the LOC119579447 gene encoding uncharacterized protein LOC119579447 encodes MSVSEGSERGQQEAPSGISVKINPVRRLCRMDSGEAVAKGDESHVESVVACPSVLRQLSGQLRAPARGVRGGGRALPSLATIRSRLVSRPYWRRCLCSSTEVPTISERELASLLALTPAHRFIVLVVTNTNADSLGSVVVGGESLVQAVYATQNVAGLRPCLQSPSEPSLSFIKYDLARPRGRRRDKKVSPTQSLLNAGHLKIGMVLIYQKTRMLYSGFPLASYGCRMQDFLGFISKHTQYNFKLRAGFPDALLSAPAGHTDLSAAAS; translated from the exons ATGTCGGTGTCTGAAGGGAGCGAGCGTGGCCAGCAGGAAGCCCCGTCAGGTATTTCGGTCAAGATCAACCCCGTCAGGAGGCTCTGCAG GATGGATTCGGGTGAGGCTGTGGCCAAAGGTGACGAATCCCACGTCGAGAGCGTTGTGGCCTGTCCATCGGTCCTTCGCCAGTTAAGTGGACAGTTACGTGCTCCTGCAAG AGGCGTGCGTGGGGGCGGGCGCGCCCTGCCATCCCTAGCGACCATCAGGAGCCGTCTAGTGTCACGCCCCTACTGGCGCCGGTGCCTCTGCTCTTCCACCGAAGTGCCAACCATAAGCGAGAGGGAACTGGCATCTCTTTTGGCCCTCACGCCGGCGCACCGATTCATAGTCCTGGTTGTCACAAATACCAACGCTGACAG tcttggtTCCGTTGTGGTTGGCGGCGAGTCCTTAGTGCAGGCCGTCTACGCCACCCAGAACGTGGCAGGTCTTCGGCCATGCCTACAGAGCCCTAGTGAACCGTCCCTCTCCTTCATCAAGTACGACCTTGCCAGACCCAGGGGCAGGCGGAGAGACAAGAAGGTTTCCCCAACACAAAGCCTTCTCAACGCGGGTCACCTCAAAATCGGCATGGTCTTG ATCTATCAGAAGACCCGGATGCTCTACTCTGGCTTCCCCCTTGCAAGCTACGGCTGCAGGATGCAAGACTTTCTGGGTTTCATATCCAAGCACACGCAGTATAACTTCAAATTAAGAGCAGGTTTTCCAGATGCTCTTCTCTCCGCTCCCGCTGGGCATACCGACCTCTCTGCAGCCGCCTCTTAG